The Triticum aestivum cultivar Chinese Spring chromosome 7B, IWGSC CS RefSeq v2.1, whole genome shotgun sequence genome window below encodes:
- the LOC123157466 gene encoding aspartyl protease family protein At5g10770 — protein sequence MAASAAASSRRGFLRLVVAAAVLAAFGLGAARAAGSSVDRAPLSVASLFPGPACPTTAEHEPSAAASARMKIVHQHGPCSPLADAHGKLPAHDEILAADQNRVDSIQRRVSATTGRGKLTKRAAPVQPGTKKSPGHSASSSTPSLPATPGRALSTGNYVVTVGLGTPASKYTVVFDTGSDTTWVQCRPCVVKCYKQKEPLFDPAKSSTYANVSCSDPACDDLDSNGCTGGHCLYAVQYGDGSYTVGFFAQDTLTIAHDAIKGFRFGCGEKNSGLFGKTAGLMGLGRGKTSLTVQAYDKYGGAFAYCLPASLTGTGYLDFGPGSAGNNARLTPMLTDKGQTFYYVGLTGIRVGGQQVPVAESVFSTAGTLVDSGTVITRLPATAYLALSKAFAKAMSASGYKTAPAYSILDTCYDFTGLSDVSLPTVSLVFQGGTCLDVDVSGIVYAISQAQVCLAFASNGDDESVAIIGNTQQKTYGVLYDLGKKTVGFAPGSC from the exons ATGGCCGCCTCCGCTGCCGCTTCTTCTCGCCGTGGCTTCCTTCGCCTGGTCGTCGCGGCCGCCGTCCTCGCGGCATTCGGGCTCGGTGCTGCCCGTGCTGCGGGGAGCTCGGTTGATCGCGCGCCGCTGAGCGTGGCGTCCCTGTTCCCCGGCCCGGCTTGCCCCACGACAGCAG AGCACGAACCCAGCGCTGCGGCGTCAGCGAGGATGAAGATCGTCCACCAGCACGGCCCATGCTCCCCTCTGGCTGATGCGCACGGGAAGCTGCCGGCTCACGACGAGATCCTCGCCGCCGACCAGAACCGCGTCGATTCGATCCAGCGCCGGGTGTCCGCGACCACCGGCCGGGGCAAACTGACGAAGCGCGCTGCGCCTGTCCAGCCCGGGACAAAGAAGAGCCCCGGGCACTCGGCGTCCTCCTCCACCCCGTCGCTCCCGGCGACGCCAGGCCGCGCGCTGAGCACGGGCAACTACGTGGTGACCGTCGGGCTCGGCACGCCGGCGTCCAAGTACACGGTGGTGTTCGACACCGGCAGCGACACGACGTGGGTGCAGTGCCGCCCCTGCGTGGTCAAGTGCTACAAGCAGAAGGAGCCGCTCTTCGACCCGGCCAAGTCGTCCACCTACGCCAATGTGTCCTGCTCCGACCCCGCCTGCGACGACCTCGACAGCAACGGCTGCACCGGCGGCCACTGCCTCTACGCCGTCCAGTACGGCGACGGCTCCTACACCGTTGGCTTCTTCGCCCAGGACACCCTCACCATCGCCCACGACGCCATCAAG GGGTTCCGGTTCGGGTGCGGGGAGAAGAACAGCGGGCTGTTCGGGAAGACGGCGGGGCTGATGGGGCTCGGCCGCGGGAAGACGTCGCTCACGGTGCAGGCGTACGACAAGTACGGCGGCGCGTTCGCCTACTGCCTCCCGGCGTCGTTGACGGGGACAGGGTACCTGGACTTCGGCCCGGGGTCGGCGGGCAACAACGCGAGGCTGACGCCGATGCTGACCGACAAGGGGCAGACGTTCTACTACGTGGGCTTGACGGGCATCCGCGTGGGCGGGCAGCAGGTGCCCGTCGCGGAGTCGGTGTTCTCCACGGCCGGGACGCTGGTGGACTCCGGCACGGTGATCACGCGGCTCCCGGCGACCGCCTACCTCGCGCTGTCCAAGGCGTTCGCCAAGGCCATGTCGGCGAGCGGGTACAAGACGGCGCCGGCGTACTCGATCCTGGACACCTGCTACGACTTCACGGGGCTGAGCGATGTGTCGCTGCCGACGGTGTCGCTGGTGTTCCAGGGCGGCACGTGCCTCGACGTGGACGTGTCCGGGATCGTGTACGCCATCAGCCAGGCGCAGGTGTGCCTGGCGTTCGCGTCCAACGGCGACGACGAGAGCGTCGCCATCATCGGGAACACGCAGCAGAAGACCTACGGCGTGCTCTACGACCTTGGCAAGAAGACCGTCGGCTTCGCCCCCGGATCCTGCTGA